The following coding sequences are from one Lolium rigidum isolate FL_2022 chromosome 6, APGP_CSIRO_Lrig_0.1, whole genome shotgun sequence window:
- the LOC124665742 gene encoding uncharacterized protein LOC124665742, with amino-acid sequence MAATAAGAGKSLIQTFRKFFKKPWEITGPCSSPEYRSAVPGALEYRQTCPATLRDDSPRAVIPTSDPETVYDIKYFPRDGRRNRPPVRRTLLRKPDLQLYMAAKQFDPAKDFPPPYVNTAVEEDYNAVGGGYTQ; translated from the coding sequence atggccgccaccgccgccggcgccggcaagTCGCTGATCCAGACCTTCCGCAAATTCTTCAAGAAGCCGTGGGAGATCACCGGCCCGTGCTCCTCGCCGGAGTACCGCAGCGCGGTCCCGGGCGCGCTCGAGTACCGCCAGACCTGCCCGGCCACCCTGCGCGACGACTCCCCCAGGGCCGTCATCCCCACCTCCGACCCGGAGACCGTCTACGACATCAAGTACTTCCCCCGCGACGGCCGCCGCAACCGCCCGCCCGTCCGCCGCACCCTCCTCCGCAAGCCCGACCTCCAGCTCTACATGGCCGCCAAGCAGTTCGACCCCGCCAAGGACTTCCCTCCACCCTACGTCAATACCGCCGTTGAGGAGGACTACAACGCCGTCGGCGGTGGCTACACCCAGTGA
- the LOC124661495 gene encoding glycerophosphodiester phosphodiesterase GDPD6-like translates to MTMSPSVCHVPFLLLLLLHVVIARPLFPLPSKASNEEKKPIQTFRPYNIAHRGSNGEIPEETTAAYLRAIKEGADFIETDILASKDGALICFHDVTLDEMTDVSSRKEFANRRRTYEVEWLNVTGWFVVDFTLEELKTLKLKQRYAFRDQQYNGKYSIITFEEFISIALDASRTVGIYPEIKDPVHINKHVKWADGKTFEDKFVDTLLKYGYKGQYMSENWLKQPLFIQSFAPTSLVHVSKLTDSPKIFLIDDFSVRTQDTNQSFWEITSDDYLAYISNYVVGLGPWKDTIVPAVNNYLMAPSDLVARAHAHNLQVHPYTYRNENQFLHFNFHQDPYAEYNFWINTVGVDGLFTDFAGSVHQYQEMISPHPKDATANNLLVKIAQMIAAYEGL, encoded by the exons ATGACTATGAGCCCTTCCGTCT GTCATGTTCCTTTTCTTCTGCTGCTACTGTTGCATGTGGTCATTGCTAGACCGTTGTTTCCACTACCAAGTAAGGCTAGCAATGAAGAGAAGAAGCCCATACAGACATTTCGACCATATAACATTGCTCACCGTGGGTCAAATGGGGAAATCCCTGAGGAAACAACTGCCGCTTACCTG AGGGCTATTAAAGAAGGTGCAGATTTTATAGAGACTGACATCCTTGCTAGCAAAGATGGGGCATTGATCTGCTTTCATGATGTAACACTTGATGAAATGACTGATGTTTCCAGCCGCAAGGAATTCGCCAATCGAAGGAGAACCTACGAGGTAGAATGGCTAAATGTCACAGGCTGGTTTGTAG TGGACTTCACACTTGAGGAACTTAAAACACTGAAACTGAAGCAGCGATACGCATTCAGAGATCAACAATACAATG GTAAATATTCAATCATCACATTCGAAGAATTTATTTCAATTGCCTTAGATGCAAGCAGAACCGTTGGAATATACCCAGAAATTAAAGATCCAGTTCATATCAACAAGCAT GTAAAGTGGGCAGATGGAAAGACGTTTGAGGACAAATTTGTGGATACCTTACTAAAGTATGGATATAAAGGTCAATATATGTCTGAGAATTGGCTAAAACAGCCATTGTTTATACAATCCTTCGCTCCCACTTCCCTTGTACATGTATCAAAATTGACAGACTCTCCGAAGATCTTTCTGATTGATGATTTCTCAGTCAGAACACAAGACACAAATCAG TCATTCTGGGAAATCACTTCAGATGACTACCTTGCATATATTAGTAACTATGTTGTCGGCCTTGGTCCATGGAAAGATACTATTGTTCCAGCTGTAAATAACTATTTGATGGCACCATCTGATCTTGTTGCAAGAGCACATGCTCATAATCTACAG GTACACCCTTATACATACAGAAACGAGAATCAGTTCCTGCACTTCAACTTTCATCAGGATCCGTATGCTGAGTACAATTTCTGGATAAACACGGTGGGAGTTGATGGATTATTCACAGATTTCGCTGGAAGCGTACACCAGTACCAAGAAATGATATCTCCGCACCCCAAGGATGCAACTGCGAACAACCTCCTAGTAAAAATTGCTCAGATGATCGCAGCATATGAAGGCCTCTGA